A genomic segment from Mycoplasma sp. 1018B encodes:
- the rsmI gene encoding 16S rRNA (cytidine(1402)-2'-O)-methyltransferase, which translates to MSKIFLVATPIGNMKDITYRAVETLKNVDYIACEDTRVAQKLLNYWNIQKKLFIYNKFNENNSAKGLIDLILKENKSLALISDSGMPLISDPGFNLVKLAREKEIDIELIPGVNAAITAMALSGFTNEFVFHGFPKEKTQQKKDQLENLDLNFSHIFYIAPHKLINLLELINNIWKDKAKLFLCKELTKIYEQHFYGTAEEILNDLTKRNIKGEYTLVIYIKSEKKVKINKYASYSKVD; encoded by the coding sequence ATGAGTAAAATTTTTTTAGTAGCAACACCTATAGGTAACATGAAAGATATTACATATCGTGCGGTAGAAACATTAAAAAACGTAGATTATATTGCATGTGAAGACACAAGAGTGGCACAAAAATTACTTAATTATTGAAATATACAAAAAAAACTTTTCATATATAACAAATTTAATGAAAATAATTCCGCAAAAGGTTTAATAGATTTAATTTTGAAAGAAAATAAATCTTTAGCATTAATTTCCGATTCTGGAATGCCTTTAATTAGTGATCCAGGATTTAATCTAGTTAAATTAGCAAGAGAAAAAGAAATTGACATAGAATTAATTCCAGGTGTAAATGCTGCAATAACTGCAATGGCATTGAGTGGTTTTACAAACGAATTTGTTTTTCATGGTTTTCCTAAAGAAAAAACACAGCAAAAAAAAGATCAATTAGAGAATTTAGATCTGAATTTTTCACATATTTTTTACATCGCTCCGCATAAACTAATTAATTTATTAGAATTAATAAACAATATTTGAAAAGACAAGGCAAAATTATTTCTTTGCAAAGAATTAACTAAAATTTATGAACAACATTTTTATGGAACTGCTGAAGAAATTTTAAATGATTTAACAAAAAGAAATATTAAAGGCGAATATACTTTAGTCATTTATATAAAAAGTGAAAAAAAAGTAAAAATTAATAAATACGCTAGTTATAGTAAAGTAGATTAA
- the rpmJ gene encoding 50S ribosomal protein L36: MKVRASVKRMCKDCRIIKRQGIIRVICSQPKHKQRQG, from the coding sequence ATGAAAGTAAGAGCTAGTGTAAAAAGAATGTGTAAAGATTGTCGTATTATTAAACGTCAAGGAATAATAAGAGTTATTTGCTCACAACCAAAACATAAACAAAGACAAGGATAA
- the map gene encoding type I methionyl aminopeptidase: protein MITIKSDIEIEKITKSCRILAEVKQIVWDSIRPGISLKELDSIAFNEIIKRGAKPAFKGLYGFPATACISVNDELIHAIPSDYKLKLGDLVSVDLGCIWEGYNSDSAFTKGVGKISKIDQKLINVAQEAFLAGLKAIKPGARIGDISYAIGQVIKNNNFYTPSEYSGHGIGITLHEDPYVPNDGIPNTGPLLKDGMVICIEPMILQKSPKTKLKRNKWTVVSADGLNCAHYEHTVLIKNGYGVVLTEGI from the coding sequence ATGATAACTATTAAAAGTGATATAGAAATAGAAAAAATCACTAAAAGTTGTCGTATCCTGGCAGAAGTTAAACAAATAGTTTGAGATTCGATAAGACCAGGAATTTCATTAAAAGAACTTGATTCAATCGCTTTTAATGAAATAATAAAAAGAGGTGCTAAACCTGCTTTTAAAGGTTTATATGGTTTTCCAGCTACAGCTTGCATCTCTGTTAATGATGAATTAATTCACGCTATACCTTCAGATTATAAATTAAAATTAGGTGATTTAGTCAGTGTTGATTTAGGATGTATATGAGAAGGTTATAACAGTGATAGTGCTTTTACCAAAGGAGTTGGTAAAATTTCTAAAATAGATCAAAAACTTATTAATGTAGCTCAAGAAGCTTTTCTTGCAGGTTTGAAAGCTATAAAACCTGGCGCAAGAATAGGTGATATTAGTTATGCAATAGGTCAAGTTATTAAAAATAATAATTTTTATACACCAAGTGAATATAGTGGACATGGAATTGGTATTACATTACATGAAGATCCTTATGTACCAAATGATGGAATTCCTAATACAGGTCCGCTTTTAAAAGATGGTATGGTAATTTGTATTGAGCCTATGATTTTACAAAAATCACCAAAAACAAAATTAAAAAGAAATAAATGAACAGTCGTAAGTGCTGATGGTTTAAATTGTGCCCACTATGAACATACTGTTTTAATAAAAAATGGATACGGTGTAGTTTTAACGGAAGGAATTTAA
- a CDS encoding DNA-directed RNA polymerase subunit alpha, translated as MVKMPKLIYQKLQNLSENINETVFSLKPLERGFANTLGVALRRTLLSSITALALVAVKIDGVEHEFQTIPGVEEDVVSLIMNLRKVKFQYNPELVSDNDIIKVSLKTDKLGIITSKELVINNSNIEILNKNQYIATLNKGNLHLELYLKSGRGFISNEENKKIVNSATFLTNIDSKIKKGILIATDSDFSPVEKVNYVVNELNSSSSKLEEELIFTVVTNGTIDPKYAIQQACEILVASFKLIGNVDEMQLEVFAEEKEVEIEEKDNDIDISQLQLSVRSFNALRRIGKTKLSQICEMTLEEIEGTKNLGRKSIEEIINVLKDYGRELKKGEE; from the coding sequence ATGGTAAAAATGCCCAAACTTATTTATCAAAAACTTCAAAATTTAAGTGAAAACATTAATGAAACCGTTTTTTCTTTAAAACCATTAGAAAGAGGGTTTGCTAATACTTTAGGAGTAGCTTTAAGAAGAACATTATTGTCTAGTATTACTGCTTTAGCTTTAGTAGCGGTGAAAATAGATGGTGTAGAACATGAATTTCAAACCATACCCGGTGTAGAAGAAGATGTTGTTTCATTAATAATGAATTTGCGCAAGGTTAAATTTCAATATAATCCTGAATTAGTTTCAGATAATGATATTATTAAAGTTTCATTAAAAACAGATAAATTAGGTATTATTACTTCAAAAGAATTAGTGATTAATAATTCTAATATCGAAATTTTAAATAAAAATCAATATATAGCTACTTTAAATAAAGGCAATTTACATTTAGAATTGTATTTAAAATCTGGTAGAGGTTTTATTAGTAATGAAGAAAATAAAAAAATAGTTAATTCAGCAACATTTTTAACTAATATTGATAGCAAAATTAAAAAAGGAATTTTAATTGCTACTGATTCTGATTTTTCACCAGTAGAAAAAGTTAATTATGTGGTTAATGAACTTAATTCTTCAAGTTCTAAATTAGAAGAAGAATTAATTTTTACTGTTGTTACTAATGGAACTATTGATCCTAAATATGCAATTCAACAAGCGTGTGAAATTTTGGTCGCATCATTTAAATTAATTGGTAATGTTGATGAAATGCAACTAGAAGTTTTTGCTGAAGAAAAAGAAGTAGAAATAGAAGAAAAAGATAATGACATTGACATTAGTCAATTACAATTATCAGTTCGTTCATTTAATGCTTTAAGAAGAATAGGGAAAACCAAACTTTCTCAAATTTGCGAAATGACGCTTGAAGAAATAGAAGGAACTAAAAATTTAGGAAGAAAATCAATTGAAGAAATTATCAATGTACTTAAAGATTATGGTCGTGAACTTAAAAAAGGAGAAGAATAA
- the whiA gene encoding DNA-binding protein WhiA has product MNFSLQIKYEILKKQKTKDQIYDFLKGFISSKVIFDIHKNILLVIRDKTIRENIINFLNILKITFTQEKTNIIILAKEFNLNEQIIYLNSFFAGFFAGSGSINNLNKTSYHLAINSNYEIFIDQIQKKLNTYDFGFVKMFYKQKYILYIKKQEKISDFLKAIEAINSYFIFEDSIITRDYQNNINRLNNIDYSNIEKIVNAQEKYLEFINYINEHNLKENFKEDELVFFDLIKNNIGESLNNYTFLLQKYNIHKTKAGLNHWLIKLKKIVNEHKEKN; this is encoded by the coding sequence ATGAATTTTAGCTTACAAATAAAATATGAGATTTTAAAGAAACAAAAAACTAAAGATCAAATATATGATTTTTTAAAAGGTTTTATAAGTTCAAAGGTAATTTTTGACATTCATAAAAATATCTTATTAGTAATTAGGGATAAAACCATAAGAGAAAATATCATAAACTTTTTGAATATTTTAAAAATTACATTTACTCAAGAAAAAACAAATATTATTATATTAGCGAAAGAATTTAATTTAAACGAACAAATTATTTATTTAAATAGTTTTTTTGCAGGTTTTTTTGCAGGTAGTGGGTCAATAAATAATTTAAACAAAACTTCTTACCATTTGGCTATTAATTCTAATTATGAAATTTTTATTGATCAAATACAAAAAAAATTAAACACATATGATTTTGGTTTTGTAAAAATGTTTTATAAACAAAAATATATTTTATATATTAAAAAACAAGAAAAAATTTCCGATTTCTTAAAAGCTATTGAAGCAATTAATTCTTATTTTATTTTTGAAGATTCAATAATTACAAGAGATTATCAAAATAATATAAATCGTTTAAATAATATAGATTATTCAAATATAGAAAAAATAGTTAATGCTCAAGAAAAATATCTGGAATTCATAAATTATATTAATGAACATAATTTAAAAGAAAATTTTAAGGAAGATGAATTAGTTTTTTTTGATTTAATTAAAAATAATATTGGAGAAAGTTTAAATAACTATACTTTTTTATTACAAAAATATAATATACATAAAACTAAGGCGGGATTAAATCATTGATTAATAAAATTAAAAAAAATAGTTAATGAACATAAGGAGAAAAATTAA
- the tmk gene encoding dTMP kinase, translated as MFITFEGLDGSGKTTTMKLLAQKIKQNFPKIEILETREPGGHGIKEAEKIRELILDKDNELSPITEAMLYSASRRIHLDKVVIPGLTENKLVLCDRYIDSFYAYQGIARNLGLDFVTNLTELTIQGIKPHITFFLNIDLNLSRTRRLETRTDKPNRLDLESEDFHKKVYLGYQILINQNPSRFEIIDASKSIEEVVNNIYEKLINNELFKNKYIK; from the coding sequence ATGTTTATAACTTTTGAAGGTTTAGATGGAAGTGGTAAAACCACAACAATGAAATTATTAGCTCAGAAAATTAAACAAAATTTTCCTAAAATTGAAATTTTAGAAACAAGAGAACCAGGCGGTCATGGAATAAAAGAAGCGGAAAAAATAAGAGAATTAATACTGGATAAAGATAATGAATTATCACCTATTACTGAAGCTATGTTGTATTCTGCATCAAGAAGAATACATTTAGATAAAGTAGTTATTCCTGGATTAACTGAAAATAAATTAGTTCTTTGTGATCGTTATATTGATAGCTTTTATGCATATCAAGGAATAGCTCGTAATTTAGGTTTAGATTTTGTTACTAATTTAACAGAATTAACTATTCAAGGTATTAAACCTCATATTACTTTCTTTTTAAACATTGATCTTAATTTAAGTAGAACAAGACGTTTAGAAACAAGAACAGATAAACCTAACCGATTAGATTTAGAAAGTGAAGATTTTCACAAAAAAGTTTATTTGGGTTATCAAATATTAATAAATCAAAATCCTTCTAGATTTGAAATTATAGATGCTAGCAAATCTATTGAAGAAGTTGTAAATAATATTTATGAAAAATTAATTAATAATGAATTATTTAAAAATAAATATATTAAATAA
- a CDS encoding TIGR00282 family metallophosphoesterase: MKNKKIKILFIGDIFGFPGIKILEKFLPNLKTKYHFDMIIAQAENVSGRKGFNKNDYQKLKEMGVNHFTIGNHVWANEEILEFINNNDISRPANISNSYPGMGSRIVKIKNKTIRITSLMGITFNKLLSPWKEEYADNFFDCIDNIINYQEKTDFHFVDFHAETTSEKNVLGLYLDGKIDALVGTHTHVQTNDARLLPKFTCYITDVGMCGPLNSAIGANFDEVYQKMRYQKNAKFKISPNKSQFNAVLLTLNTINKMKNKIQTINLLEN, encoded by the coding sequence ATGAAAAATAAAAAAATAAAAATACTTTTTATAGGTGATATATTTGGCTTTCCAGGAATAAAAATTTTAGAAAAATTTTTACCAAATCTAAAAACAAAATATCATTTTGATATGATTATTGCTCAAGCGGAAAATGTTTCCGGTAGAAAAGGTTTTAATAAAAATGATTATCAAAAATTAAAAGAAATGGGTGTTAATCATTTTACAATTGGTAATCATGTATGAGCTAATGAAGAGATTTTAGAATTTATAAATAACAATGATATTTCTAGACCGGCTAATATATCTAATTCATATCCAGGAATGGGTTCAAGAATTGTTAAAATTAAAAATAAAACTATAAGAATTACTTCTTTAATGGGTATAACATTTAATAAATTATTATCTCCATGAAAAGAAGAGTATGCAGATAATTTTTTTGATTGTATTGATAATATTATTAATTATCAAGAAAAAACAGATTTTCATTTTGTAGATTTTCACGCAGAAACTACAAGTGAAAAAAATGTTTTAGGCTTATATTTAGATGGTAAAATTGATGCCTTAGTTGGTACTCATACGCATGTACAAACAAACGATGCTAGATTGTTACCAAAATTTACTTGTTATATTACTGATGTTGGTATGTGTGGACCTTTAAATAGTGCAATTGGTGCTAATTTTGATGAAGTATATCAAAAAATGAGATATCAAAAAAATGCTAAATTTAAAATTTCTCCAAATAAGTCTCAATTCAATGCTGTTTTGTTGACATTAAATACTATTAATAAAATGAAAAATAAAATTCAAACTATTAATCTTTTAGAAAATTAG
- the infA gene encoding translation initiation factor IF-1, translating to MAKDAIKMTAKVVQAYSTDEYEVELEGGMLIKAHISGKMRVNHIRILPGDTVDVEISPYNWNLGRIIYRHK from the coding sequence ATGGCAAAAGACGCTATTAAAATGACTGCTAAAGTTGTTCAAGCTTATTCAACTGATGAATATGAAGTAGAACTTGAAGGTGGTATGTTAATTAAAGCTCATATTTCTGGCAAAATGAGAGTAAATCATATTAGAATTTTGCCTGGTGATACTGTAGATGTAGAAATTAGTCCTTATAATTGAAATTTAGGAAGAATTATTTACAGACACAAATAA
- the rpsM gene encoding 30S ribosomal protein S13, producing the protein MARILNVEIPNNKRVVISLTYIFGIGRNRAKDICAAANVNENIRTKDLTEEQLQKLRVEAAKYTTEGDLHREVSLNIKRLMEIKCYRGIRHRKGLPVRGQSTQKNARTRKGPRKTVAGKKGK; encoded by the coding sequence ATGGCTAGAATTTTAAACGTTGAAATTCCAAATAACAAACGTGTAGTAATTTCATTAACTTATATATTTGGTATTGGAAGAAATAGAGCAAAAGATATTTGTGCTGCAGCAAATGTAAATGAAAATATTAGAACCAAAGATTTAACAGAAGAACAATTACAAAAATTACGTGTGGAAGCTGCAAAATATACAACAGAAGGTGATTTACATAGAGAAGTTAGCTTAAACATTAAACGTTTAATGGAAATTAAATGTTATCGTGGTATAAGACATCGTAAAGGACTTCCTGTTAGAGGACAAAGCACACAGAAAAATGCTAGAACACGTAAAGGTCCTAGAAAAACTGTTGCAGGGAAAAAAGGTAAATAA
- the ychF gene encoding redox-regulated ATPase YchF — protein sequence MSLKAGIVGLPNVGKSTLFSALTKYQVEASNYAFTTIEPNISSVALRDKRLVELAKLAKPEKIIPATFDFVDIAGLVKGASRGEGLGNKFLANIREVDAIIHVVRCFEDKNIMHVNDKVDPLADIETINLELILADLETINNIINRIHKKAKSGDKIAILEEKTALKIKSILENNKFAYDIVKDFNEEEFKLIKSYQLLTSKPMIYVANVSTNQIKNLDNDFYFKQLKKEHGRKNKIIPISVQLEFEIAQLDEIEAQEWLNSYSIEYSGLDYLTKETFDLLNLKTYFTVGPKEARAWVYKNGMLAPQCAGIIHSDFEKKFIKADIISYEDYINYNGEIGSKNAGKIRSEGKNYLMNDGDICHFKFGK from the coding sequence ATGTCATTAAAAGCAGGAATTGTGGGCTTACCTAATGTAGGCAAATCTACTTTATTTAGTGCTCTTACAAAATATCAAGTGGAAGCAAGTAATTATGCTTTCACTACTATTGAACCAAATATTAGTAGTGTTGCTTTGAGAGATAAACGTTTAGTAGAATTAGCCAAACTTGCTAAACCAGAAAAAATAATTCCAGCTACTTTTGATTTTGTTGATATAGCTGGTTTAGTTAAAGGTGCTTCAAGAGGAGAGGGATTAGGAAACAAATTTTTAGCTAATATTAGAGAAGTTGATGCTATCATTCATGTTGTAAGATGTTTTGAAGATAAAAATATTATGCATGTTAATGATAAAGTTGATCCTTTAGCAGATATTGAAACTATTAATTTAGAATTAATTCTAGCTGATTTAGAAACAATTAATAATATTATAAATAGAATACATAAAAAAGCTAAAAGTGGAGATAAAATTGCTATACTTGAAGAAAAAACGGCACTGAAAATTAAAAGTATTTTGGAAAATAATAAATTCGCTTATGATATAGTAAAAGACTTTAACGAAGAAGAATTTAAACTTATCAAAAGCTATCAACTATTAACAAGCAAACCAATGATATATGTAGCTAATGTTTCTACTAATCAAATTAAAAATTTAGATAATGATTTTTATTTTAAACAATTAAAAAAAGAACACGGAAGAAAAAATAAAATTATTCCTATATCTGTACAATTAGAATTCGAAATAGCTCAACTAGATGAAATAGAAGCTCAAGAATGATTAAATAGTTATTCTATAGAGTATAGTGGATTAGATTATTTAACTAAAGAAACTTTTGACTTACTCAATTTAAAAACTTATTTTACTGTTGGACCAAAAGAAGCAAGAGCATGAGTTTATAAAAACGGTATGCTAGCTCCTCAATGCGCTGGTATTATTCACAGTGATTTTGAAAAAAAATTTATTAAAGCTGATATTATTTCTTATGAAGATTATATAAATTATAATGGCGAAATAGGTTCTAAAAACGCTGGAAAAATTAGATCTGAAGGAAAAAATTATCTAATGAATGACGGTGATATTTGTCATTTTAAATTTGGTAAATAA
- a CDS encoding nucleoside monophosphate kinase — protein MIKKELPNIVFMGPPGVGKGTTANLIAQKTGIKHLSTGSIFRETIANKTPLGLKLAKYVENGLYVPDEVTNQIVKEKLESLMHQNQKVILDGYPRTIEQVHFLNKIEGFKYKVIELNASNDLIMQRLNGRRFCPNCGKNYNIFSLPSQKDTLCENCDSVLQMRKDDSIENIKIRQQIYKDSTAPLLDYFKEHNNLQIFDATGSPDFVTQQILDWLNKE, from the coding sequence ATGATAAAAAAAGAATTACCTAATATAGTTTTTATGGGGCCACCGGGAGTGGGTAAAGGAACAACTGCTAATTTAATTGCTCAAAAAACAGGAATTAAACATTTATCTACTGGAAGTATTTTTCGTGAAACAATAGCTAATAAAACTCCTTTGGGTTTAAAGTTAGCAAAATATGTTGAAAATGGTTTGTATGTTCCTGATGAAGTTACTAATCAAATAGTAAAAGAAAAATTAGAAAGTTTAATGCACCAAAATCAAAAAGTTATTTTAGATGGTTATCCTAGAACAATTGAACAAGTGCACTTTCTTAATAAAATAGAAGGATTTAAATATAAAGTTATTGAACTAAATGCTTCTAATGATTTAATAATGCAAAGATTAAATGGTAGAAGATTTTGTCCTAATTGTGGTAAAAATTATAATATATTTTCTTTACCTTCGCAAAAAGATACATTATGTGAAAATTGTGATTCTGTTTTGCAAATGAGAAAAGACGATAGCATTGAAAATATTAAAATTAGACAACAAATTTATAAAGATTCTACTGCACCACTTCTTGATTACTTTAAAGAACATAATAATTTGCAAATTTTTGATGCTACAGGTTCGCCTGATTTTGTCACACAACAGATTTTAGACTGATTAAATAAGGAATAG
- the rpsK gene encoding 30S ribosomal protein S11, which translates to MARKTKKKNITNGIAHIHSTNQNTIVTFTDEFGNVIAWSSSGAIGYKGSKKKTPYAASLAAQAASEAAKEHGVKSVKVRLKGLGAGKDAARKQIEVAGITVTEIKDVTPVPHNGTRPPKRVLKREKQR; encoded by the coding sequence ATGGCAAGAAAAACTAAAAAGAAAAATATTACTAATGGTATTGCACACATTCACTCTACTAATCAAAATACAATTGTTACATTTACAGATGAATTTGGTAATGTAATTGCTTGAAGTTCATCAGGTGCAATAGGTTATAAAGGTTCTAAAAAGAAAACTCCTTATGCTGCTTCATTAGCTGCACAAGCAGCATCTGAAGCTGCTAAGGAACACGGTGTAAAAAGTGTTAAAGTAAGATTAAAAGGTTTAGGTGCTGGTAAAGACGCAGCGCGTAAACAAATAGAAGTAGCAGGCATCACAGTTACTGAAATTAAGGATGTTACTCCAGTTCCACACAATGGAACTAGACCTCCAAAACGTGTTCTCAAACGTGAAAAACAAAGATAA
- a CDS encoding toprim domain-containing protein, which yields MKINSIENLINKLTLFPGISKKQAEKMSNFLLIKDQNYLNDLINSFEQIKKRLSFCNDCNYIKEDNICLNCKNLTFNNEILMIVESIQAVNKLINNQIFSGIFYVMPYLIDAKMQANDNKTEFEHLINYLSKNKFKEVIIVLSPTLQGELTTNLLINKLNQENIKCSRAAIGMPINSNIDYLDPFTIKESIINRKNK from the coding sequence ATGAAAATAAATAGTATTGAAAATTTAATAAACAAATTAACTCTTTTTCCTGGTATTAGTAAAAAACAAGCGGAAAAAATGTCAAATTTTTTGCTTATTAAAGATCAAAATTATTTAAATGATTTAATAAATTCTTTCGAACAAATAAAAAAACGTTTATCTTTTTGTAATGATTGTAATTATATAAAAGAAGATAATATATGTTTAAATTGTAAAAATTTGACTTTTAATAATGAAATATTAATGATTGTAGAAAGTATACAAGCGGTTAATAAATTAATAAATAATCAAATATTTAGTGGTATTTTTTATGTAATGCCATATTTAATCGACGCTAAAATGCAAGCAAATGATAATAAAACCGAATTTGAACATTTAATTAATTATTTATCTAAAAATAAATTTAAAGAAGTAATTATTGTTTTAAGCCCTACGTTACAAGGTGAATTAACAACAAATTTACTAATTAATAAACTTAATCAAGAAAATATTAAATGTTCTAGAGCTGCTATTGGAATGCCAATTAATTCAAATATAGATTATTTGGATCCTTTCACAATAAAAGAATCAATAATCAATCGTAAGAATAAATAA
- the rplQ gene encoding 50S ribosomal protein L17 has protein sequence MANPTQIYSRDAKWRKGVMRTLTSELLAHGRITTTLTRAKELRRHAEKMITKAKNPTLANRRLVAAFLRPTLVNNKENLLKYLFNEIAPKYKERKGGYTRIYKIVARRGDNTQMAIIELV, from the coding sequence ATGGCTAATCCAACACAAATTTATAGTCGTGATGCTAAATGAAGAAAAGGAGTAATGCGTACTTTAACAAGTGAATTATTAGCACATGGTCGAATTACTACTACTTTAACTCGTGCAAAAGAATTACGCCGTCATGCTGAAAAAATGATAACTAAAGCTAAAAATCCTACTTTAGCTAATCGTCGTTTAGTTGCTGCTTTTCTTCGTCCTACTTTAGTTAATAATAAAGAGAATCTTTTAAAATATTTATTTAATGAAATAGCACCCAAATATAAAGAAAGAAAAGGTGGATACACCAGAATTTATAAAATTGTTGCGCGTCGTGGCGATAATACTCAAATGGCAATCATTGAATTAGTTTAA
- a CDS encoding ribonuclease J: protein MYKNHINIFALGGLDENGKNCYVLEYNDDIYIINTGTKIPINSKNGVDTLIPNFNYFIKNKDKIKGIFITDVKNESFSALPWLLMSISGQTIYSSEFNSIMIQDRLEKYKINNPDYKIQVIDKITKIGEIFVQPIELAGSMPGHIGFNFITPQGDILFLFNFIEANLGIYGNLNFTNLAKNFSKRSLLALIVDSGRANYPGKAVHKIQLPQSIKETFLETKSDRRIIIGAYDEEMASIQQILNLAIETKRPVIVYGKTYAQALNIIKNKFPQVKFPKILDHNSISKTNNAVILVTGSVERLYSRFLRITSNNDVFLTLKNTDVVIILAPPINGLESQEAIMLDEITRITSNLYDVNTNEFYRHRPAKEDLINLVDSLKPKYVIPAQGLYRYLVSAQNILTEKLNIKDNKCLLLQNGKIVHFADGKLISTNGKIKEIHDTIIDGFGVGDISSEVILERELLGRDGIILVSVLYNSKTKLLNGKLQMNFVGIFDKETKKIAKELIKTTILKIIENETFDGLKTFQNRARQVIRKKIFKVFDKEPMIIVSLVQSNN from the coding sequence ATGTATAAAAATCATATTAATATTTTTGCTTTAGGTGGTTTAGATGAAAATGGAAAAAATTGTTATGTTTTAGAATATAATGACGATATTTATATTATAAATACCGGTACAAAAATTCCAATTAATTCTAAAAATGGCGTTGATACTTTAATACCTAATTTTAATTATTTTATAAAAAATAAAGATAAAATTAAGGGTATTTTTATAACTGATGTAAAAAATGAATCTTTTAGTGCATTACCATGATTATTAATGTCTATTTCAGGACAAACTATTTATTCATCCGAATTTAATTCAATAATGATACAAGATCGTTTAGAAAAATATAAAATCAATAATCCTGATTACAAAATTCAAGTAATCGATAAAATTACCAAAATAGGGGAAATTTTTGTTCAACCTATTGAATTGGCTGGATCAATGCCAGGGCACATAGGTTTTAATTTTATAACTCCACAAGGTGATATTTTATTTTTATTTAATTTTATTGAAGCAAATTTAGGAATTTATGGTAATTTAAATTTTACAAATCTAGCTAAAAATTTTAGTAAAAGATCATTATTAGCATTAATTGTTGATTCTGGAAGAGCAAATTATCCTGGAAAAGCTGTTCATAAAATTCAATTACCACAGTCAATTAAAGAAACATTTTTAGAAACTAAAAGCGACCGAAGAATAATTATTGGCGCATATGATGAAGAAATGGCGTCAATACAACAAATTTTAAATTTAGCCATTGAAACAAAAAGACCAGTTATTGTTTACGGAAAAACTTATGCTCAAGCTCTTAACATAATTAAAAATAAATTTCCACAAGTTAAATTTCCTAAAATTTTAGACCATAACAGTATAAGTAAAACTAATAATGCAGTAATTTTAGTTACAGGTTCAGTAGAAAGACTATATAGTAGATTTTTAAGAATAACAAGTAATAATGATGTATTTTTAACATTAAAAAACACAGATGTTGTTATTATTTTAGCACCTCCTATTAATGGTTTAGAAAGTCAAGAAGCAATAATGCTGGATGAAATTACCAGAATTACTTCAAATCTTTATGATGTTAATACAAACGAATTTTATAGACATAGACCAGCAAAAGAAGATCTTATCAATTTGGTTGATTCTCTAAAACCTAAATATGTTATTCCTGCTCAAGGTTTATATCGTTATTTGGTAAGTGCACAAAATATTTTGACAGAAAAATTAAATATCAAAGATAACAAATGTTTATTGTTACAAAATGGAAAAATAGTTCATTTTGCTGATGGTAAATTAATTTCGACTAATGGAAAAATTAAAGAAATTCATGATACTATAATTGATGGTTTTGGTGTAGGAGATATTTCCTCTGAAGTTATTCTCGAAAGAGAATTACTAGGAAGAGATGGCATTATCTTAGTTTCTGTATTATATAATTCTAAAACTAAATTATTAAACGGAAAATTACAAATGAATTTTGTTGGTATTTTTGATAAAGAAACTAAGAAAATAGCTAAAGAATTAATTAAAACTACTATTTTAAAAATTATTGAAAATGAAACATTCGATGGTTTAAAAACTTTTCAAAATAGAGCAAGGCAAGTAATAAGAAAAAAAATATTTAAAGTTTTTGATAAAGAACCAATGATAATAGTTTCTTTAGTACAATCAAATAATTAA